A single window of Streptomyces cathayae DNA harbors:
- a CDS encoding GGDEF domain-containing protein, giving the protein MGEDSRLAAVVALAQGMAAVQGSQEVWRAAALGACRALGGGFAALSVWERELGRLRVLVNVGELAPGEEEFPEGEAYPVHQFAEIAEFLHERWAGGGEPDAWVETAEGSAEASPGACHQRVAALRRRGRGCCVVAPIVLHGRAWGELYVARPVGAPVFGRGDADFAMVLAAVVAAGLAQSERLEEAQRLAYTDALTGLANRRAVDVRLDEAIERHREDGAVVSLVVCDVNGLKRVNDTQGHAVGDRLLERFGSVLSLCGAMLPGALAARLGGDEFCLLVVGPSAGEVVKVADEVCRRAVESGIGDGVACGVASTGDPIGPVLSARRLFRLADAAQYRAKAERATRPVVAGRAGPGDPVVRLADEPARNADGERRRFRGRHSP; this is encoded by the coding sequence ATGGGTGAGGACAGCCGGCTGGCGGCCGTGGTGGCACTGGCGCAGGGCATGGCCGCCGTGCAGGGCTCGCAGGAGGTCTGGCGGGCCGCGGCCCTCGGAGCCTGCCGGGCGCTCGGCGGGGGTTTCGCCGCGCTGTCCGTGTGGGAGCGGGAGCTGGGGCGGCTGCGGGTCCTGGTGAACGTCGGCGAGCTGGCACCGGGCGAGGAGGAGTTCCCGGAGGGCGAGGCCTATCCCGTGCACCAGTTCGCCGAGATCGCCGAGTTCCTGCACGAGCGGTGGGCCGGTGGCGGCGAGCCCGACGCCTGGGTGGAGACCGCCGAGGGGTCGGCGGAGGCAAGTCCCGGCGCCTGTCATCAGCGGGTCGCGGCTCTGCGGCGGCGCGGGCGCGGCTGCTGCGTGGTCGCCCCGATCGTGCTGCACGGGAGGGCGTGGGGGGAGCTGTACGTGGCCCGGCCGGTGGGGGCGCCCGTCTTCGGGCGCGGTGACGCCGACTTCGCGATGGTGCTGGCCGCCGTCGTCGCCGCCGGGCTCGCGCAGAGCGAGCGGCTGGAGGAGGCGCAGCGGCTGGCGTACACGGACGCGCTCACCGGGCTCGCCAACCGTCGGGCGGTGGACGTGCGCCTCGACGAGGCGATCGAGCGGCATCGCGAGGACGGGGCGGTGGTCAGCCTCGTCGTGTGCGATGTCAACGGGCTCAAGCGGGTCAACGACACGCAGGGGCACGCCGTCGGTGACCGGCTGCTGGAGCGGTTCGGGAGCGTGCTGTCCCTGTGCGGGGCCATGCTGCCGGGAGCACTGGCGGCGCGGCTCGGCGGGGACGAGTTCTGTCTGCTGGTGGTGGGGCCGTCCGCCGGAGAGGTCGTCAAGGTGGCCGACGAAGTGTGCCGCCGTGCGGTGGAGTCGGGGATCGGGGACGGGGTGGCCTGCGGGGTGGCCTCCACCGGCGACCCCATCGGGCCGGTGCTCTCCGCCCGGCGGCTCTTCCGGCTGGCCGACGCGGCGCAGTACCGCGCCAAGGCCGAGCGGGCCACCCGTCCCGTCGTCGCCGGGCGTGCGGGACCGGGCGACCCGGTCGTACGGCTGGCGGACGAGCCCGCGCGGAACGCGGACGGAGAGCGCCGCCGTTTCCGGGGCCGGCACTCGCCTTAG
- the hutH gene encoding histidine ammonia-lyase, giving the protein MHTVVNGEGARHGLGRVVLGDGRASAVTASDVLAVARGGARVELSGEALAALAASRGIVDALAAEPDPVYGVSTGFGALATRYIGPELRGRLQRNIVRSHAAGMGPRVEREVVRALMFLRLKTLCSGHTGVRPEVAQTMADVLNAGITPVVHEYGSLGCSGDLAPLSHCALALMGEGEAEGPDGTLRPAGELLAAHGIRPLELREKEGLALLNGTDGMLGMLVMALADLDVLYRSADVTAALSLEALLGTDKVLAPELHALRPHPGQAASAANMLAVLAGSGMTGHHQDDAPRVQDAYSVRCAPQVAGAGRDTIAHARLVAERELAAAVDNPVVLPADTGPGASGSGGGRVESNGNFHGAPVAYVLDFLAIAVADLGSIAERRTDRLLDKNRSHGLPPFLADDAGVDSGLMIAQYTQAALVSELKRLAVPASADSIPSSAMQEDHVSMGWSAARKLRTSVDNLTRVIAVELYAAARAVELREGLRPAPATRAVVEAARKAGVGGPGPDRHLAPDLAAAEAFVRDGRLLAAVEEVTGPLR; this is encoded by the coding sequence ATGCACACTGTGGTGAACGGGGAAGGCGCGCGGCACGGCCTGGGAAGGGTGGTGCTGGGAGACGGGCGGGCGTCCGCGGTGACCGCGTCCGACGTGCTCGCCGTGGCACGTGGCGGTGCCCGTGTCGAGCTCTCCGGCGAGGCGCTGGCCGCCCTCGCCGCGTCCCGCGGGATCGTGGACGCCCTGGCCGCCGAGCCGGACCCCGTGTACGGGGTGAGCACCGGCTTCGGTGCCCTGGCGACCCGGTACATCGGCCCGGAACTGCGCGGGCGGCTGCAGCGCAACATCGTCCGCTCGCACGCCGCCGGCATGGGCCCCCGCGTCGAGCGGGAGGTCGTGCGCGCCCTGATGTTCCTGCGGCTGAAGACCCTCTGCTCCGGGCACACCGGCGTACGCCCCGAGGTCGCGCAGACCATGGCCGACGTGCTGAACGCCGGGATCACCCCGGTCGTGCACGAGTACGGCTCGCTCGGCTGCTCCGGTGACCTGGCCCCGCTGTCCCACTGCGCCCTCGCGCTGATGGGCGAGGGGGAGGCCGAGGGGCCCGACGGGACCCTGCGCCCCGCCGGTGAACTGCTCGCCGCGCACGGGATCCGGCCTCTCGAACTGCGCGAGAAGGAAGGGCTGGCCCTCCTCAACGGCACCGACGGCATGCTCGGCATGCTCGTCATGGCTCTCGCCGACCTCGACGTCCTGTACCGGTCCGCCGACGTCACGGCCGCCCTGAGCCTGGAGGCACTGCTCGGCACCGACAAGGTGCTCGCCCCCGAACTGCACGCCCTTCGCCCGCACCCGGGCCAGGCCGCCAGCGCCGCCAACATGCTGGCCGTACTCGCCGGTTCGGGGATGACGGGGCATCACCAGGACGACGCCCCGCGGGTCCAGGACGCCTACTCCGTGCGCTGCGCCCCGCAGGTCGCGGGCGCCGGACGGGACACCATCGCCCACGCCCGGCTGGTCGCCGAGCGCGAACTCGCCGCCGCCGTCGACAATCCGGTGGTGCTGCCCGCGGACACCGGACCGGGGGCGTCCGGCTCCGGGGGAGGGCGCGTCGAGTCCAACGGCAACTTCCACGGCGCCCCGGTGGCGTACGTGCTGGACTTCCTCGCCATCGCCGTCGCCGACCTCGGCTCCATCGCCGAGCGCCGCACCGACCGGCTGCTGGACAAGAACCGCAGCCACGGACTGCCGCCGTTCCTCGCCGACGACGCCGGTGTCGACTCGGGTCTGATGATCGCTCAGTACACGCAGGCCGCGCTGGTGAGCGAGCTGAAGCGGCTCGCCGTACCGGCGTCGGCGGACTCGATCCCGTCCTCCGCGATGCAGGAGGACCACGTCTCCATGGGCTGGTCGGCCGCGCGCAAGCTGCGGACCTCCGTCGACAACCTCACCCGGGTCATCGCGGTGGAGCTGTACGCCGCCGCGCGTGCCGTCGAACTGCGCGAGGGGCTGAGGCCGGCGCCCGCGACCCGGGCCGTCGTCGAGGCCGCGCGGAAGGCGGGCGTGGGCGGCCCCGGCCCGGACCGTCATCTCGCACCCGACCTCGCCGCGGCGGAGGCGTTCGTGCGCGACGGCCGGCTGCTGGCGGCGGTGGAAGAGGTCACCGGCCCGCTGCGGTGA
- a CDS encoding L,D-transpeptidase, with protein MTDGKRRRGLMAASALLGGVMVLSACSGGDTASDGDGGKGGSQAQVDEAAAKKTSEAQIKITPKDGSSGASINNSATVAVSKGTLTEVKMTTTDGTAVEGEISADKKSWKPSGQLERATTYKLSVSAEDSEGRAAHENASFTTVAPDNSFIGTFTPDDGSTVGVGMPVSINFDKAITNKAEVQKGITVSSTSGQEVACHWFNANRMDCRPEDYWQEDSTVTLKLALDGVEGAEGVYGVQQKTVNFKIGRNQVSIVDAATKQMKVTQDGKTVRTIPISAGSPENKTWEGQMVVSEKFKETRMDGATVGFTDDDGKGEYDIKDVPHAMRLSNSGTFLHGNYWGAKSIFGSANTSHGCIGLSDTQGAGDPNTPGAWFYDNSIVGDVVVVKNTGDKTIAPDNGLNGWNMDWAQWKAGSAV; from the coding sequence ATGACGGACGGTAAGCGGCGCAGGGGTCTGATGGCTGCGTCCGCTCTGCTCGGTGGAGTGATGGTGCTCTCGGCATGCTCCGGCGGCGACACCGCCTCCGATGGGGACGGAGGCAAGGGCGGGTCGCAGGCCCAGGTCGACGAGGCGGCGGCCAAGAAGACCTCCGAGGCCCAGATCAAGATCACGCCGAAGGACGGCTCGAGCGGCGCCTCCATCAACAACTCCGCCACGGTGGCCGTGTCCAAGGGCACCCTCACCGAGGTGAAGATGACGACCACCGACGGCACCGCCGTCGAGGGCGAGATATCTGCCGACAAGAAGAGCTGGAAGCCCAGCGGCCAGCTGGAGCGCGCCACCACCTACAAGCTGTCGGTCAGCGCGGAGGACTCCGAGGGCCGCGCCGCCCACGAGAACGCGTCGTTCACCACGGTCGCCCCGGACAACAGCTTCATCGGCACCTTCACCCCGGACGACGGCTCGACCGTGGGCGTCGGCATGCCGGTGTCGATCAACTTCGACAAGGCGATCACCAACAAGGCCGAGGTCCAGAAGGGCATCACCGTCTCCAGCACCAGTGGTCAGGAGGTCGCCTGTCACTGGTTCAACGCCAACCGGATGGACTGCCGTCCCGAGGACTACTGGCAGGAGGACTCCACCGTCACCCTGAAGCTGGCGCTCGACGGCGTCGAGGGTGCCGAGGGTGTCTACGGCGTCCAGCAGAAGACGGTCAACTTCAAGATCGGCCGCAACCAGGTCTCGATCGTCGACGCCGCCACCAAGCAGATGAAGGTCACGCAGGACGGCAAGACCGTCCGGACCATCCCGATCTCCGCCGGGTCCCCCGAGAACAAGACGTGGGAGGGCCAGATGGTCGTCTCCGAGAAGTTCAAGGAGACCCGGATGGACGGTGCGACCGTCGGCTTCACCGACGACGACGGCAAGGGCGAGTACGACATCAAGGACGTGCCGCACGCCATGCGGCTGAGCAACTCCGGCACCTTCCTCCACGGCAACTACTGGGGCGCCAAGTCCATCTTCGGCAGTGCCAACACCAGCCACGGCTGCATCGGCCTGTCCGACACCCAGGGCGCGGGCGACCCGAACACGCCGGGCGCCTGGTTCTACGACAACTCCATCGTCGGTGACGTGGTCGTCGTGAAGAACACCGGTGACAAGACCATCGCCCCGGACAACGGCCTCAACGGCTGGAACATGGACTGGGCCCAGTGGAAGGCGGGTTCGGCGGTCTGA
- a CDS encoding enoyl-CoA hydratase/isomerase family protein, with protein MSEERFGEFVLVRRHEQGHVAELVLDRPKAMNAVSTEMARSVAGACAELGGDPEVRAVVLTSSHERAFCVGADLKERNSFSDADLVRQRPVARGAYTGVLELPVPTVAAVHGFALGGGFELALSCDVIVADRTAVLGLPEVSVGVIPGGGGTQLLPRRVGAARAAELIFTARRVEAAEARELGLVDELVEAGRDREAALAMAARIAANSPVGLRAAKRALRLGQGLDLPAGLEVEDAAWRSVAFSGDRAEGVAAFNEKRKPNWPGR; from the coding sequence ATGAGTGAGGAACGGTTCGGGGAGTTCGTGCTGGTGCGGCGGCATGAGCAGGGGCATGTCGCGGAGCTCGTCCTCGACCGGCCCAAGGCCATGAACGCGGTCTCGACCGAGATGGCCCGGTCCGTCGCCGGAGCCTGCGCGGAGCTGGGGGGAGACCCGGAGGTGCGGGCGGTGGTGCTGACCTCGTCGCACGAACGGGCCTTCTGCGTCGGGGCCGACCTGAAGGAGCGCAATTCCTTCAGTGACGCCGATCTGGTCCGTCAGCGGCCGGTGGCGCGCGGGGCCTACACCGGTGTGCTGGAGCTGCCGGTGCCGACCGTGGCGGCGGTGCACGGGTTCGCGCTGGGGGGCGGTTTCGAGCTGGCCCTGTCCTGCGATGTGATCGTGGCCGACCGCACCGCCGTGCTGGGACTGCCCGAGGTGTCCGTCGGGGTGATTCCGGGCGGCGGCGGCACGCAGTTGCTGCCCAGGCGGGTGGGGGCGGCCCGGGCCGCCGAGCTGATCTTCACGGCGCGTCGGGTGGAGGCCGCCGAAGCCCGTGAACTGGGCCTCGTCGACGAGTTGGTGGAGGCGGGGCGGGACCGGGAGGCGGCGCTGGCCATGGCCGCCCGGATCGCCGCGAACTCACCGGTGGGCCTGCGGGCCGCCAAGCGGGCACTGCGTCTGGGGCAGGGGCTGGATCTGCCCGCCGGGCTCGAGGTGGAGGACGCCGCCTGGCGGTCGGTGGCGTTCTCGGGCGACCGCGCGGAGGGCGTCGCCGCCTTCAACGAGAAGCGCAAGCCGAACTGGCCGGGGCGGTGA